A section of the Rossellomorea marisflavi genome encodes:
- a CDS encoding ABC transporter substrate-binding protein, whose product MKKLVVLMGIIATLIIAGCSSNSSGGDGKDKDGKVTLTAWAWNVNVGALNEAIKTYEKENPDVKLKVEDIGRLDVYDKLSTGLAAGGVGLPDIVLVEDDRIHGYVEAFPDGFVNLSEKGFKDHEDKFPSFKNDLAQVDGDYYAMPFDAGPSGMFYRRSVFEEAGVKAEDIETWDDFLEAGKIIKDKTGVAAMPLDMFKDDPTFRMMLNQQGAFYFDEKGNIDLTNPKAVKAMEIQKKFADADLIKNVDGWNGTVSATADGSVATIPFGAWYYGTIVDQAKDTSGDWGVFPLPAIEEGGNRAANLGGGGWMIPASSKNADAAYKFMEFFSTDTDTQIMAMEDYGLFPSLNTAYDSEVFTEGVDFFGGQEIWSLFADEMKDIPTAYYTKDYSLALDEAIKAQADMFNGTKADKALEDAAKRLKDRTKRDINN is encoded by the coding sequence ATGAAAAAGTTAGTCGTATTGATGGGGATCATCGCGACCCTGATCATTGCCGGATGCAGCTCCAATAGCAGCGGCGGAGATGGAAAAGACAAAGACGGCAAAGTGACCCTCACAGCCTGGGCGTGGAACGTGAACGTCGGGGCATTGAACGAAGCCATCAAAACGTATGAAAAAGAAAATCCAGATGTGAAATTGAAAGTCGAGGATATCGGACGCCTTGACGTATATGACAAACTCTCAACCGGTCTTGCAGCCGGCGGTGTCGGCCTGCCGGACATCGTGCTCGTTGAAGATGACCGGATCCACGGATATGTGGAAGCGTTCCCGGATGGATTCGTGAACCTTTCCGAAAAAGGATTCAAAGACCATGAAGATAAATTCCCATCCTTCAAGAATGACCTTGCCCAAGTAGACGGCGATTACTACGCCATGCCATTCGATGCCGGTCCTTCAGGAATGTTCTACCGCAGAAGCGTTTTTGAAGAAGCGGGCGTGAAAGCCGAAGACATCGAGACATGGGATGACTTCCTTGAAGCAGGTAAAATCATCAAGGATAAAACAGGGGTAGCTGCTATGCCGCTTGATATGTTCAAGGATGATCCGACGTTCCGGATGATGCTGAACCAGCAGGGTGCATTCTACTTTGATGAAAAAGGCAATATTGACCTGACGAATCCGAAAGCCGTGAAGGCGATGGAAATTCAGAAGAAGTTTGCCGATGCCGACTTAATCAAAAATGTGGATGGATGGAACGGAACGGTTTCTGCCACGGCTGACGGCTCGGTCGCGACGATTCCATTCGGTGCTTGGTACTATGGAACAATCGTGGATCAGGCGAAAGATACAAGTGGAGACTGGGGTGTGTTCCCGCTTCCTGCCATTGAAGAGGGTGGCAATCGTGCAGCGAACCTTGGCGGCGGTGGCTGGATGATTCCTGCTTCCTCTAAAAATGCCGATGCTGCTTACAAGTTCATGGAGTTCTTCTCCACGGATACCGATACACAGATCATGGCCATGGAAGATTACGGTCTGTTCCCTTCCTTGAATACAGCCTATGATTCTGAAGTGTTCACTGAAGGCGTCGATTTCTTCGGAGGTCAGGAAATCTGGTCATTGTTCGCAGATGAGATGAAGGATATCCCGACTGCGTACTATACAAAGGATTATTCCCTGGCGCTGGATGAAGCAATCAAAGCACAGGCTGATATGTTCAATGGCACCAAAGCAGATAAGGCCCTCGAAGATGCGGCCAAACGATTGAAGGACCGTACGAAGCGGGATATCAATAACTGA
- a CDS encoding carbohydrate ABC transporter permease, giving the protein MRKSIGKKITMYVVLAIGALISLFPFYWAAIGATNESGKLFSKPPVLIPGSKLVENVKNLNEAIDIGRVMFNSLFVAIIYTVLSLLICSMAAYAFAKFRFRGRNIIFGIFLLSMMVPYHATIIPLFKMMANFGWLDTYQALILPNLAYPFAIFLMRQNMLAFPNSLIEAARIDGSGEWKIFFRIVMPSMKPALAATAIFLFLYQWNSFLWPLIALSSNEMYTFPVALSSLFGLSRIDYGQVMSGVTIATIPIIIFFLALQRQFISGMLGSAVK; this is encoded by the coding sequence ATGAGAAAATCCATCGGTAAAAAAATCACCATGTATGTTGTCCTTGCCATCGGTGCCTTGATTTCCCTCTTTCCGTTCTACTGGGCGGCCATCGGGGCGACGAACGAGAGCGGAAAGCTGTTCTCGAAGCCTCCTGTCCTGATTCCGGGCTCGAAGCTAGTAGAAAACGTCAAGAACCTGAATGAAGCAATCGACATCGGACGGGTCATGTTCAATTCCTTGTTCGTAGCGATAATCTACACCGTCCTCAGCCTCCTGATCTGTTCCATGGCCGCTTATGCGTTTGCCAAGTTCCGTTTCAGGGGACGAAACATCATCTTTGGTATCTTCCTGCTATCCATGATGGTGCCTTATCACGCGACGATCATCCCGCTCTTCAAGATGATGGCGAACTTCGGCTGGCTTGATACGTATCAGGCATTGATCCTGCCGAACCTTGCGTATCCATTCGCCATCTTCCTCATGAGGCAGAATATGCTGGCGTTCCCGAATTCGTTGATCGAGGCGGCGCGTATCGACGGATCAGGTGAATGGAAGATCTTCTTCCGGATCGTCATGCCGTCCATGAAGCCAGCTCTTGCCGCAACGGCGATCTTCCTGTTCCTGTATCAGTGGAACAGCTTCCTGTGGCCGTTGATTGCACTATCATCGAATGAAATGTACACATTCCCGGTTGCCCTGTCCTCTCTATTCGGTCTATCGAGGATCGACTACGGTCAGGTCATGTCGGGTGTCACCATCGCTACCATTCCGATCATCATCTTCTTCCTCGCCCTCCAGCGCCAGTTCATTTCAGGCATGCTCGGCAGCGCGGTGAAATAA
- a CDS encoding galactokinase: protein MKKLTDVFGGTEEGVRTFFAPGRVNLIGEHTDYTGGLVLPCALGVGTYVSARENGTDLIRLFSENFPEAGIIEVPVYHLAYDPEDGWANYPKGIFHHLLQGEARGMDLYYQGNIPNGAGLSSSASIEIATAILVDEWYGLGHSTLDLVLISQEVENRYIGVNCGIMDQFAVGFGKEHRGILLDCGSLKYDYIPLPLEGISIVIANSNVRRELAGSAYNERRKTCEDALTKLEGIASLGELTPDDFARMVPRLSDEEARRVRHVVTENDRTRRGAELLQNGDIYGFGQLMKESHESLRVDYEVTGDALDTLVDAAWEHHGTIGARMTGAGFGGCTVNLVAETAVPSFIQEVGSAYQSSTGRNASFYVVKAGAGASEVTPTR from the coding sequence ATGAAGAAACTGACCGATGTATTTGGAGGAACGGAAGAGGGTGTCCGTACATTCTTCGCGCCTGGCAGGGTGAACCTGATTGGTGAGCATACGGATTATACAGGCGGCCTTGTTCTGCCTTGCGCCCTCGGTGTGGGTACCTATGTGTCAGCCAGGGAAAATGGAACCGACTTGATCCGCCTTTTTTCCGAGAACTTTCCTGAAGCGGGAATCATTGAAGTGCCGGTCTATCACCTCGCATATGATCCGGAAGATGGCTGGGCGAACTACCCGAAGGGCATCTTTCACCATCTCCTTCAAGGGGAAGCGCGTGGGATGGATCTGTACTATCAGGGGAATATCCCCAATGGTGCCGGCTTATCTTCTTCAGCCTCCATTGAGATTGCCACTGCGATCTTGGTGGATGAGTGGTACGGCCTAGGGCACTCCACGCTTGATCTGGTCTTGATCAGTCAGGAAGTGGAGAACCGGTATATCGGGGTGAACTGTGGAATCATGGATCAGTTTGCCGTCGGGTTCGGGAAAGAACATCGGGGCATCCTCTTAGACTGCGGCAGCCTGAAGTATGACTACATTCCTTTGCCCCTTGAAGGCATCTCCATCGTGATTGCCAATTCGAATGTACGACGTGAGCTCGCAGGTTCTGCTTATAATGAGCGGCGGAAGACATGCGAGGATGCCCTTACGAAGCTCGAAGGGATTGCGTCCCTGGGGGAGCTGACGCCGGACGACTTTGCCAGGATGGTGCCGAGGTTATCCGATGAGGAAGCAAGACGTGTCCGTCATGTGGTGACGGAAAACGACCGTACACGCCGGGGGGCAGAGCTTCTGCAAAACGGAGATATTTATGGGTTCGGACAGTTGATGAAGGAGTCCCATGAATCTCTGCGGGTCGATTATGAGGTGACAGGCGATGCCCTTGATACTCTGGTCGATGCCGCCTGGGAGCATCATGGAACAATTGGAGCGCGCATGACGGGTGCGGGATTCGGTGGGTGCACCGTGAATCTGGTGGCTGAAACCGCCGTCCCGTCCTTTATTCAGGAAGTAGGAAGTGCCTACCAGAGCTCGACAGGCAGGAACGCCAGTTTTTATGTAGTGAAAGCTGGAGCGGGAGCAAGTGAAGTCACCCCGACCAGGTAA
- a CDS encoding LacI family DNA-binding transcriptional regulator gives MATLKDIAKKAGVSLATVSRVLNYDETLSVADETKKRVFQIAQDMNYKTLRNRKDPQQMKERMLFGLVYWYSEQQEMADPYYMAIRSGVERECQERNIDLIKLFKNGDDLDPSRLEGLDGIIAVGKYSQEEIDLFEGAARHLVLVDYSPSDDYDCVVVDFRKAMNEVLDYLSSLGHEDIGYIGGQEFVTKDQPIRDERECSFYQYQALRGMYHPEFTWTKGNFTSEDGYRLMKEALEGERLPTAFFIASDSMAIGAIRALHEAGYQVPEQVSIVGFNDIATSKFLQPSLTTVKVYTEFMGESAVELLLDQIQSKRELAKKVVVPNHLVKRESCAERR, from the coding sequence ATGGCCACTTTGAAGGATATTGCAAAAAAGGCAGGTGTCTCACTTGCTACGGTCTCCAGGGTCCTGAACTATGATGAAACGCTCTCTGTTGCCGATGAAACAAAGAAGCGGGTCTTCCAGATCGCCCAGGATATGAACTACAAAACGCTCCGCAACCGGAAGGACCCCCAGCAGATGAAGGAACGCATGTTGTTCGGCCTGGTCTACTGGTACTCCGAGCAGCAAGAGATGGCGGATCCGTATTATATGGCGATCCGGTCAGGCGTTGAACGGGAGTGTCAGGAGAGGAATATCGACCTCATCAAACTGTTCAAGAACGGGGACGATCTTGATCCATCTCGCCTTGAAGGACTGGACGGCATCATTGCCGTCGGAAAATACAGCCAGGAGGAAATCGATTTGTTCGAAGGCGCCGCCCGTCATCTCGTTCTGGTCGATTACTCACCTAGTGATGATTATGACTGTGTGGTTGTGGACTTCAGGAAGGCGATGAATGAAGTCCTTGATTACCTTTCATCCCTCGGTCACGAAGACATTGGATACATAGGTGGACAGGAGTTCGTCACGAAAGACCAGCCGATCCGTGATGAGCGTGAATGCTCGTTCTATCAGTATCAGGCCCTCCGGGGAATGTATCATCCGGAATTCACGTGGACGAAAGGGAATTTCACCTCGGAAGACGGCTACCGCCTCATGAAAGAAGCCTTGGAGGGAGAGAGGCTTCCCACCGCCTTCTTCATCGCCTCCGACTCCATGGCGATCGGGGCGATCCGGGCCCTCCATGAAGCCGGGTATCAGGTGCCGGAGCAGGTATCGATTGTCGGTTTCAACGACATCGCCACCTCCAAATTCCTGCAGCCGTCCCTCACCACGGTGAAAGTGTACACGGAATTCATGGGTGAATCCGCTGTCGAGCTTCTTCTGGATCAGATCCAATCCAAGCGGGAGCTCGCCAAAAAGGTTGTTGTCCCGAATCACTTGGTGAAGAGGGAGAGCTGTGCGGAAAGAAGGTAA
- a CDS encoding carbohydrate ABC transporter permease produces MKTKAYIPYLFVAPALVLFSVFMLYPIISSLIMSFQSGQGANLAFVGIDNYKRLMSDEIFHKALKNTFILLIIQVPIMVLLALILSSILNSALLRMKGFFRVTFFLPAVTSLVAYSIIFSIMLMNDGVINQVLAAVGLDAIPWLNDPFWAKASLILAMTWRWVGYNMVIYLAGLQNIPEEMYEAASMDGASKVRQFFSITIPQLKPVILFTVVLSTIGTLQLFDEPFVLTKGGPSDATLTIGMYLYQTGFRYFDFGYASTIAYVIVVLIAIMTFIQFKVTGDQE; encoded by the coding sequence ATGAAGACGAAAGCCTATATTCCCTACTTATTTGTCGCACCGGCACTTGTGCTGTTCAGTGTGTTCATGCTGTATCCGATCATCTCGTCCCTGATCATGAGTTTTCAATCGGGACAGGGGGCGAATCTTGCCTTTGTCGGCATTGATAACTACAAGCGGCTCATGTCGGATGAAATCTTCCATAAAGCATTGAAGAATACGTTCATCCTCCTGATCATTCAGGTACCGATCATGGTACTGCTCGCCCTCATTTTATCTTCCATTCTTAATTCCGCACTGCTCAGGATGAAAGGGTTCTTCCGGGTCACATTCTTCCTGCCTGCGGTCACCTCGCTGGTTGCCTATTCCATCATCTTCTCCATCATGCTCATGAACGATGGGGTCATCAACCAGGTGCTGGCAGCCGTCGGACTTGATGCCATTCCGTGGCTGAACGATCCATTCTGGGCGAAGGCTTCCCTGATCCTTGCCATGACGTGGAGATGGGTCGGGTACAATATGGTCATTTATCTTGCAGGGCTCCAAAACATCCCTGAAGAGATGTATGAAGCAGCGAGTATGGACGGGGCATCGAAGGTCCGACAGTTCTTCTCCATCACCATCCCGCAGCTGAAGCCGGTCATCCTGTTCACCGTCGTCCTGTCGACGATCGGGACCCTGCAGTTATTCGATGAGCCGTTCGTGCTCACGAAAGGCGGACCGAGTGATGCGACGCTGACGATCGGAATGTACCTGTATCAAACCGGTTTCCGGTACTTCGACTTCGGCTATGCCTCAACGATTGCCTACGTCATCGTGGTGCTCATCGCCATCATGACATTCATCCAATTTAAAGTAACGGGGGATCAAGAATGA
- a CDS encoding beta-galactosidase, with product MYLGVDYYPEHWPKDMMDEDLDGIKEMGSTMIRIGEFAWHLMESREGEFDFSFFDEVISKAKERDLSVMFGTPTATFPAWLAKKHPSILSKDERGLTRSFGGRRQYCFNSKDYWTYSSRITEELVKHYSKEPGITVWQIDNEFGHEGSDQCYCGQCHEGFQTFLEDKYKTVDELNERWGTIFWGQTYNGFDEIPMPTPTVTTHNPSLKLDWAKFRSFSVNRYAKEMVRIVREFKGDHQLVTTNVSGGFFDKWFDHPEHARELDVVSYDNYPVWGGLTEPISPAEVAMNHDFNRGLLGKNYWIVEELMGAQGHDVIGYLPRPNQAKMWSYQAFAHGCTDLLYFRWRGMTKGAEQFCFGVVDHDNHRGRKYKEVQSLFSEIKSHEELLNAPIQADVAVLYSYANIWSWRSQIQSSGFDFTKELTRMYQAFYDWNTAIDVIPVDRSFDSYKVLVVPVMQMMDSKLSDRLRTFADNGGTILFSFRTGLRDEDNNIRLGEALPGMVNDLCGIRIHETEALADGQELTVKGEGTGTVTVWRDLITPDTAEVLYRYQDPFYEEKAAVTRNTYGKGQVYYIGGGLDQESLKEIGKSVIDRHGIWSMDTEPGVEVYKRTLDGKDHLFLLNHTGDEKIVGNHTLAPYASTIVEWK from the coding sequence ATGTATTTGGGAGTAGATTATTATCCGGAGCATTGGCCGAAAGACATGATGGATGAAGACCTTGATGGCATCAAAGAAATGGGATCCACCATGATCAGGATCGGCGAATTTGCTTGGCATCTCATGGAGAGCAGGGAAGGGGAATTTGACTTTTCCTTCTTTGATGAAGTGATATCGAAGGCAAAGGAGCGGGATCTGTCCGTCATGTTCGGGACACCGACGGCGACGTTCCCGGCGTGGCTCGCGAAGAAGCATCCGTCCATCTTGTCAAAGGATGAGAGGGGGCTCACGAGGAGCTTCGGGGGGAGAAGGCAGTATTGCTTTAATTCCAAGGATTATTGGACCTACAGCTCGCGCATCACTGAGGAGCTCGTGAAGCATTACAGCAAGGAGCCTGGCATTACCGTCTGGCAGATCGACAATGAGTTCGGTCACGAAGGCAGTGATCAGTGCTACTGCGGGCAGTGTCATGAAGGGTTCCAGACATTCCTTGAGGATAAATACAAGACCGTCGACGAGCTCAATGAGCGCTGGGGCACGATTTTCTGGGGGCAGACGTATAACGGATTCGACGAAATCCCGATGCCGACCCCGACAGTCACGACGCACAACCCATCCTTGAAGCTCGATTGGGCAAAATTCCGTTCGTTCTCCGTGAATCGCTATGCGAAAGAAATGGTGAGGATCGTCAGGGAATTCAAAGGCGATCATCAGCTTGTCACGACGAATGTGTCGGGAGGGTTCTTTGATAAGTGGTTCGATCACCCTGAGCATGCCCGGGAGCTTGATGTCGTTTCGTACGATAACTATCCGGTGTGGGGTGGTCTGACGGAACCGATTTCGCCGGCAGAAGTGGCTATGAACCATGACTTCAACCGTGGTCTCCTCGGAAAGAACTATTGGATCGTGGAGGAACTCATGGGGGCGCAGGGACATGACGTCATCGGGTATCTGCCACGCCCGAATCAGGCGAAGATGTGGTCCTACCAGGCCTTTGCACACGGTTGTACCGATCTTCTGTACTTCCGGTGGAGGGGGATGACCAAAGGAGCAGAGCAGTTCTGCTTCGGGGTCGTGGACCATGATAACCACCGGGGACGCAAGTATAAGGAAGTCCAGTCCCTCTTCTCTGAGATCAAGTCTCACGAAGAGCTGTTGAATGCTCCGATCCAAGCCGATGTCGCCGTCCTTTACAGCTATGCCAACATCTGGTCATGGCGCTCACAGATCCAGAGCTCGGGCTTCGACTTCACGAAAGAACTGACGCGGATGTATCAAGCGTTCTACGACTGGAACACCGCTATCGATGTGATCCCTGTCGACCGGTCGTTTGATTCGTATAAAGTACTGGTCGTGCCTGTGATGCAGATGATGGATTCTAAGCTGTCTGACAGATTGCGGACGTTTGCCGATAACGGCGGGACGATCCTCTTCTCCTTCAGGACGGGACTAAGGGATGAGGACAATAACATCCGTCTCGGGGAAGCCCTGCCTGGTATGGTGAACGACCTGTGCGGTATCCGCATCCACGAAACCGAGGCCCTTGCCGACGGGCAGGAATTGACCGTCAAAGGTGAGGGGACCGGGACGGTCACGGTATGGCGTGACCTCATTACACCAGACACGGCCGAGGTTCTCTACCGCTATCAGGATCCATTCTACGAAGAAAAAGCCGCCGTTACACGGAACACCTATGGGAAAGGGCAGGTGTATTACATCGGTGGAGGGCTTGACCAAGAATCATTGAAGGAAATCGGAAAGAGCGTCATCGACCGCCACGGAATCTGGTCCATGGACACCGAACCAGGGGTCGAAGTGTATAAGCGTACGCTGGATGGCAAGGACCATCTGTTCCTGCTGAACCATACGGGAGACGAAAAAATCGTCGGTAACCATACGCTTGCACCTTATGCCAGCACCATTGTGGAATGGAAATAA
- a CDS encoding helix-turn-helix transcriptional regulator has product MKKSTRLYHMIHYMNEVHHFTLADLMAEFNISKSTALRDMRDLEDLGVPFYSESGQHGGYCIIHERGLTKIDLTPQELLALLFALGSISQLPTIPFNATYDGIYRKIISHSRVEQKEEINRFLGKFQYFNRSGQSTIPHFEKMVQASFSQQISMIHYHGRSLTSPYSVVGFLFKNNKWYAVVLDIQTNRVHLFSMEKIEGVELTDEVADTGGVTLENFTQYMNTGDLEIMVQCTERGLSDLSSYLWAEQKVINQEGRILFTSTIHPGDIPFIAKLLTRSGREVKVLSPPELVEAVKKELSFSLAQYQ; this is encoded by the coding sequence GTGAAAAAATCTACTCGATTGTATCATATGATCCATTACATGAATGAGGTTCATCATTTCACGTTGGCTGATTTGATGGCAGAATTCAACATTTCCAAAAGCACGGCACTTCGGGATATGAGAGATCTCGAGGATCTTGGTGTTCCATTCTATAGCGAAAGCGGTCAGCATGGCGGGTATTGCATCATACACGAAAGGGGCTTAACGAAGATCGATCTTACTCCACAGGAGCTGCTTGCCCTTCTCTTTGCCCTAGGAAGCATATCTCAGCTTCCAACAATCCCATTTAACGCTACATATGACGGGATATATCGCAAAATCATCAGCCATTCAAGGGTTGAACAAAAAGAGGAAATCAATCGGTTTTTAGGTAAATTCCAGTATTTCAACAGAAGTGGACAATCCACCATTCCACACTTTGAGAAAATGGTTCAAGCCTCATTCTCCCAGCAGATCTCCATGATCCATTATCATGGCCGATCCCTAACTTCCCCTTACTCGGTGGTCGGTTTCCTATTCAAAAACAACAAATGGTATGCAGTAGTGTTGGACATTCAAACAAATCGTGTGCATCTGTTCAGTATGGAAAAGATTGAAGGTGTAGAGCTGACAGACGAGGTAGCCGACACTGGCGGCGTCACCCTTGAAAACTTCACTCAATACATGAATACGGGAGATTTGGAAATCATGGTTCAATGCACGGAAAGGGGGCTATCCGATCTGTCTTCATACTTATGGGCAGAACAAAAGGTGATCAACCAGGAAGGACGCATACTCTTTACATCCACCATACATCCTGGTGATATTCCTTTTATCGCCAAGCTTCTCACGAGATCAGGAAGGGAAGTGAAAGTCCTTTCCCCTCCAGAGTTAGTAGAAGCAGTGAAGAAAGAACTTTCCTTCTCCCTCGCCCAGTACCAATAA
- a CDS encoding alpha-galactosidase: MPIFVNKETNQFHLQGKNVSYIFTILKNGHPGHLYYGKKIRHRDDFSRLLQLPSEPLGNMCFPYEGDQLFSLEFLKQEFPVYGTSDFREPAVVVKHANGSRTSGFVYQSHRIEKGKPSLEGLPGVYTHSDEEAETLIITLHDGVADVGLELLYTVFHERDAVIRSSRIVNRGEEPITVERLLSASVDFPDQDYDFLHLNGAWIREGHVEKTGLRKGLQSIDSKKGVSSSKHNPFFALCSKASTEDAGEVYGFSLVYSGNFFGGVEVDAHDVSRAMIGINPFGFEWRLGKDESLQSPEAVMVYSDQGLGGMSGSFHELYRTRLARGEWRDRERPVLINNWEATYFDFHQDKLLDIAGEAADLGIELFVLDDGWFEGRDHDTSSLGDWTPDKRKLPQGLKGLRDRMPAKQGFGIWVEPEMISVKSSLYEEHPDWVLGVEDRPLSHGRNQFILDLTRDEVVEHLYRVLSDVFSSANIMYVKWDMNRNMTEVASREHLQGEVAHRYVLGLYALLERLTKAFPHILFESCASGGNRFDPGMLHYMPQTWTSDNTDAVERLKIQWGTSLVYPLSSMGAHVSNSPNHQTGRSTPIETRFHTAMFGAFGYELDATALTDEEKAAVREQVNFFKANRRLIQFGSFHRLKSPFEGSDAAWMVSDGNEAILAFYRVLAKPNPSLIRVRMRGLDPDSLYELKGSGTRYYGDELMSVGFLIPPFFSGTVRTENTVMTGDFQSVIWKFEKVGDAR; this comes from the coding sequence GTGCCGATCTTTGTCAATAAAGAAACCAACCAGTTCCACCTCCAGGGGAAGAACGTCAGCTATATCTTCACCATCTTGAAAAACGGTCATCCCGGACATCTCTATTACGGTAAAAAAATCCGCCATCGGGATGACTTCTCCCGACTGCTTCAGCTTCCGTCTGAACCCCTTGGAAACATGTGCTTCCCCTATGAGGGGGATCAGCTCTTTTCCTTGGAGTTCTTAAAACAGGAATTTCCCGTGTACGGAACATCCGACTTCCGGGAACCTGCCGTCGTGGTGAAGCATGCAAACGGTAGCCGTACGTCCGGATTTGTCTATCAATCTCACAGAATCGAAAAAGGGAAGCCTTCCTTGGAGGGTCTGCCGGGGGTGTATACGCATTCCGATGAGGAAGCGGAGACCCTTATCATAACCTTGCATGACGGGGTGGCCGATGTTGGGCTGGAGCTTCTCTATACCGTGTTCCATGAACGCGATGCCGTAATCCGCAGCTCCCGGATTGTGAACCGGGGAGAAGAGCCCATCACGGTAGAGCGGTTGCTGAGTGCGTCTGTTGATTTTCCGGATCAAGACTATGACTTCCTTCATTTGAACGGGGCATGGATCCGGGAAGGACATGTGGAGAAGACGGGCTTGAGGAAAGGGCTGCAGTCCATCGACAGCAAAAAGGGTGTATCAAGCTCCAAGCATAATCCGTTCTTTGCCCTTTGCTCTAAAGCGTCGACGGAAGATGCAGGAGAGGTCTACGGGTTCAGCCTTGTCTACAGCGGGAACTTCTTTGGTGGCGTCGAAGTCGATGCCCATGATGTGTCACGTGCCATGATCGGCATCAATCCGTTCGGCTTTGAGTGGCGGTTGGGAAAGGATGAGAGCCTGCAGTCGCCGGAAGCGGTCATGGTCTACTCTGACCAGGGCCTTGGAGGAATGAGCGGTTCGTTCCATGAGCTCTATCGCACCCGCTTGGCGAGAGGGGAGTGGCGTGATCGTGAGCGTCCGGTCCTGATCAATAACTGGGAAGCAACATATTTCGATTTCCATCAGGATAAACTCCTCGACATTGCCGGGGAGGCAGCGGATCTCGGTATTGAACTGTTCGTCCTCGATGACGGGTGGTTTGAAGGACGGGATCATGATACATCCTCCCTTGGTGACTGGACGCCGGATAAGAGGAAACTGCCTCAAGGACTGAAGGGTCTACGGGACAGGATGCCTGCAAAGCAGGGATTTGGCATCTGGGTGGAGCCTGAAATGATTTCAGTGAAGAGTTCCCTATATGAAGAACACCCCGATTGGGTCCTTGGAGTGGAGGATCGACCTCTGTCCCATGGGCGCAATCAGTTCATCCTCGATCTTACCCGGGATGAAGTGGTCGAGCATTTGTATCGCGTACTCAGCGATGTGTTCAGCTCGGCGAATATCATGTATGTGAAATGGGATATGAACCGGAATATGACGGAAGTCGCTTCCAGGGAACACCTCCAGGGAGAGGTGGCCCACCGCTACGTATTGGGGTTGTACGCCCTTTTGGAACGATTGACGAAGGCGTTCCCGCATATTCTGTTTGAATCCTGTGCAAGTGGTGGCAACCGGTTCGATCCAGGGATGCTTCATTACATGCCCCAGACGTGGACGAGTGACAATACTGACGCTGTGGAACGATTGAAGATCCAATGGGGGACATCGCTCGTCTATCCCCTTTCTTCCATGGGGGCCCATGTGTCCAATTCACCGAACCACCAGACAGGGCGCTCGACTCCAATCGAGACGCGATTTCATACGGCCATGTTCGGGGCCTTCGGCTACGAGCTCGATGCAACGGCTCTTACCGACGAGGAGAAAGCGGCGGTACGGGAGCAGGTCAACTTCTTCAAAGCCAATCGCAGGCTCATTCAATTCGGCTCGTTCCACCGCCTTAAAAGCCCGTTTGAAGGAAGTGATGCGGCCTGGATGGTATCCGATGGCAACGAAGCGATTCTTGCCTTTTACAGGGTACTTGCGAAGCCGAATCCTTCTCTCATCCGCGTGCGCATGCGGGGACTTGACCCCGATAGCCTTTATGAGCTGAAGGGAAGCGGGACCCGCTACTATGGGGATGAGCTGATGAGTGTCGGCTTCCTGATTCCCCCGTTCTTCAGCGGGACTGTGAGGACCGAGAATACCGTAATGACAGGAGATTTTCAATCGGTGATCTGGAAGTTTGAAAAAGTGGGGGATGCACGATGA